Proteins encoded together in one Penaeus vannamei isolate JL-2024 chromosome 9, ASM4276789v1, whole genome shotgun sequence window:
- the LOC113817591 gene encoding tetratricopeptide repeat protein 39B isoform X2 (The sequence of the model RefSeq protein was modified relative to this genomic sequence to represent the inferred CDS: added 56 bases not found in genome assembly), protein MAEHEVENGEEVFEDAQEEVCEMDLTTAMEQAKMACSFFFNNRFEEARALMRPWAHKSMYHALGYGTFMYLQAIMTFDPKDIEIAVDALKQSVDVCNRFRRKNTLGESLGKMVKKTDYSTYSKVEIHAELCYAECLLLRAVLSFMEDETLISFLKGGMKIRACYQSYKECWYILEGRDWSQDEDKMHFESGVRMGVGAFNLMISQLPQKILKLLEFVGFSGNKHLGLAELEKGFYLEGSLRRVLCALVLLGYHLIATYVLGTSEGDLEMAQIILDDHLKLYPNGAWFLFFAARLEYVKGNFDLAIEKYKISLNSQDEWRQFHHLCYWELMWCCIMSARWKEAQDYADRLLQESKWSKATYAYQKCCCMCMRMDELTPAEKQELAETMRTIPGLKQRIAGKSLPIEKFAVKKSARFFAQGETLTLSGLELIYAWNGFKILAKRYENVEKMFSIIEREMRRMESIKVPDRGDYYWDDYLLAHLVKGSCLAYMNSPLQAEECFKFIVNNEKKIKEDNYLVPNALLELGLLLLRANDLEQSRIILEHAKSNYKSYSLESRLHFRIHATLNKIHSIQKGNPGDGIGPMEGYPSISRSPSPAITKTSNTATNGNESHLNGSSGKHVQAVGTHL, encoded by the exons GGTGTGCGAGATGGACCTCACCACGGCCATGGAACAAGCAAAGATGGCGTGCAGTTTCTTCTTTAACAACCGATTTGAGGAAGCGCGCGCCCTCATGAGACCCTG ggcACACAAGAGCATGTACCACGCACTCGGCTATGGGACCTTCATGTACCTCCAGGCAATAATGACTTTCGATCCT aaagatatagaaatagcTGTTGATGCCCTGAAGCAGAGTGTGGATGTATGCAACCGCTTCAGAAGGAAGAACACCCTGGGAGAGTCCTTGGGGAAGATGGTCAAGAAAACAGACTACAGCACCTACTCTAAGG TGGAGATCCATGCCGAGCTGTGCTACGCAGAATGCCTCCTCCTTAGGGCTGTCCTGAGCTTCATGGAAGATGAGACCTTAATTAGCTTCCTCAAGGGTGGCATGAAAATCCGAGCTTGTTACCAGTCTTACAA GGAGTGCTGGTACATTCTAGAAGGGCGAGACTGGAGCCAAGACGAGGATAAGATGCATTTTGAGTCTGGTGTTCGCATGGGCGTCGGGGCCTTTAATCTG aTGATCTCTCAGCTTCCACAGAAGATACTTAAGCTCCTAGAATTTGTTGGATTTTCAGGGAATAAG CACTTAGGCCTAGCTGAGTTAGAGAAGGGATTCTACCTTGAGGGTTCTCTTCGACGTGTCTTATGTGCCCTTGTGCTGCTCGGGTACCACCTCATTGCTACCTACGTTCTCGGTACTTCTGAAGGAGATTTGGAAATGGCACAAATTATCCTTGATGACCATTTGAAG CTCTACCCCAATGGAGCCTGGTTCCTCTTCTTTGCTGCTCGCTTGGAGTATGTCAAAGGGAACTTCGACCTGGCCATTGAGAAGTACAAGATCTCCCTGAACAGCCAGGACGAGTGGCGCCAGTTCCACCACTTGTGCTACTGGGAGCTTATGTGGTGCTGCATCATGAGTGCAAGATGGAA AGAAGCACAAGACTATGCAGACAGACTGCTTCAAGAGAGCAAGTGGTCCAAAGCAACATATGCCTACCAAAAGTGCTGTTGCATGTGCATGAGGATGGATGAGTTGACACCAGCAGAGAAGCAAGAACTGGCAGAAACTATGAG GACCATTCCAGGCCTGAAACAACGCATTGCCGGCAAGAGTCTTCCAATTGAAAAGTTTGCTGTGAAAAAATCTGCCCGGTTCTTTGCACAGGGAGAAACACTTACCCTCTCAGGTCTTGAACTTATCTACGCCTGGAATGGATTCAAGATTCTTGCCAAGAGATatgaaaatgtagaaaagatgTTCAGCATTATCGAAAGAGAAATGAGACGAATGGAGTCTATAAAAG TACCTGACCGTGGAGACTACTACTGGGACGACTACCTTTTGGCCCACTTGGTAAAAGGCTCGTGCTTAGCCTACATGAACTCTCCCCTGCAGGCAGAGGAATGTTTCAAGTTCATtgttaataatgagaagaagatcAAGGAGGACAACTACCTGGTTCCCAACGCCCTTCTGGAACTTGGTCTTCTCCTCCTGCGGGCTAATGATCTCGAACAGTCTCGGATCATCCTGGAGCATGCAAA ATCAAACTACAAGAGTTACTCCCTGGAATCTCGCTTACACTTCCGCATCCATGCGACCCTCAATAAGATCCACAGCATCCAGAAGGGAAACCCTGGTGATGGCATAGGCCCCATGGAAGGCTACCCCTCCATCAGCAGGTCCCCCTCCCCAGCCATCACCAAGACCTCGAACACAGCCACGAATGGCAATGAAAGTCACTTAAATGGATCATCAGGCAAACACGTACAAGCCGTAGGAACTCATCTGTGA
- the LOC113817591 gene encoding tetratricopeptide repeat protein 39B isoform X1 (The sequence of the model RefSeq protein was modified relative to this genomic sequence to represent the inferred CDS: added 56 bases not found in genome assembly), which translates to MAEHEVENGEEVFEDAQEEVCEMDLTTAMEQAKMACSFFFNNRFEEARALMRPWAHKSMYHALGYGTFMYLQAIMTFDPKDIEIAVDALKQSVDVCNRFRRKNTLGESLGKMVKKTDYSTYSKVEIHAELCYAECLLLRAVLSFMEDETLISFLKGGMKIRACYQSYKECWYILEGRDWSQDEDKMHFESGVRMGVGAFNLMISQLPQKILKLLEFVGFSGNKSCQVREQKHLGLAELEKGFYLEGSLRRVLCALVLLGYHLIATYVLGTSEGDLEMAQIILDDHLKLYPNGAWFLFFAARLEYVKGNFDLAIEKYKISLNSQDEWRQFHHLCYWELMWCCIMSARWKEAQDYADRLLQESKWSKATYAYQKCCCMCMRMDELTPAEKQELAETMRTIPGLKQRIAGKSLPIEKFAVKKSARFFAQGETLTLSGLELIYAWNGFKILAKRYENVEKMFSIIEREMRRMESIKVPDRGDYYWDDYLLAHLVKGSCLAYMNSPLQAEECFKFIVNNEKKIKEDNYLVPNALLELGLLLLRANDLEQSRIILEHAKSNYKSYSLESRLHFRIHATLNKIHSIQKGNPGDGIGPMEGYPSISRSPSPAITKTSNTATNGNESHLNGSSGKHVQAVGTHL; encoded by the exons GGTGTGCGAGATGGACCTCACCACGGCCATGGAACAAGCAAAGATGGCGTGCAGTTTCTTCTTTAACAACCGATTTGAGGAAGCGCGCGCCCTCATGAGACCCTG ggcACACAAGAGCATGTACCACGCACTCGGCTATGGGACCTTCATGTACCTCCAGGCAATAATGACTTTCGATCCT aaagatatagaaatagcTGTTGATGCCCTGAAGCAGAGTGTGGATGTATGCAACCGCTTCAGAAGGAAGAACACCCTGGGAGAGTCCTTGGGGAAGATGGTCAAGAAAACAGACTACAGCACCTACTCTAAGG TGGAGATCCATGCCGAGCTGTGCTACGCAGAATGCCTCCTCCTTAGGGCTGTCCTGAGCTTCATGGAAGATGAGACCTTAATTAGCTTCCTCAAGGGTGGCATGAAAATCCGAGCTTGTTACCAGTCTTACAA GGAGTGCTGGTACATTCTAGAAGGGCGAGACTGGAGCCAAGACGAGGATAAGATGCATTTTGAGTCTGGTGTTCGCATGGGCGTCGGGGCCTTTAATCTG aTGATCTCTCAGCTTCCACAGAAGATACTTAAGCTCCTAGAATTTGTTGGATTTTCAGGGAATAAG TCGTGTCAGGTAAGAGAACAAAAG CACTTAGGCCTAGCTGAGTTAGAGAAGGGATTCTACCTTGAGGGTTCTCTTCGACGTGTCTTATGTGCCCTTGTGCTGCTCGGGTACCACCTCATTGCTACCTACGTTCTCGGTACTTCTGAAGGAGATTTGGAAATGGCACAAATTATCCTTGATGACCATTTGAAG CTCTACCCCAATGGAGCCTGGTTCCTCTTCTTTGCTGCTCGCTTGGAGTATGTCAAAGGGAACTTCGACCTGGCCATTGAGAAGTACAAGATCTCCCTGAACAGCCAGGACGAGTGGCGCCAGTTCCACCACTTGTGCTACTGGGAGCTTATGTGGTGCTGCATCATGAGTGCAAGATGGAA AGAAGCACAAGACTATGCAGACAGACTGCTTCAAGAGAGCAAGTGGTCCAAAGCAACATATGCCTACCAAAAGTGCTGTTGCATGTGCATGAGGATGGATGAGTTGACACCAGCAGAGAAGCAAGAACTGGCAGAAACTATGAG GACCATTCCAGGCCTGAAACAACGCATTGCCGGCAAGAGTCTTCCAATTGAAAAGTTTGCTGTGAAAAAATCTGCCCGGTTCTTTGCACAGGGAGAAACACTTACCCTCTCAGGTCTTGAACTTATCTACGCCTGGAATGGATTCAAGATTCTTGCCAAGAGATatgaaaatgtagaaaagatgTTCAGCATTATCGAAAGAGAAATGAGACGAATGGAGTCTATAAAAG TACCTGACCGTGGAGACTACTACTGGGACGACTACCTTTTGGCCCACTTGGTAAAAGGCTCGTGCTTAGCCTACATGAACTCTCCCCTGCAGGCAGAGGAATGTTTCAAGTTCATtgttaataatgagaagaagatcAAGGAGGACAACTACCTGGTTCCCAACGCCCTTCTGGAACTTGGTCTTCTCCTCCTGCGGGCTAATGATCTCGAACAGTCTCGGATCATCCTGGAGCATGCAAA ATCAAACTACAAGAGTTACTCCCTGGAATCTCGCTTACACTTCCGCATCCATGCGACCCTCAATAAGATCCACAGCATCCAGAAGGGAAACCCTGGTGATGGCATAGGCCCCATGGAAGGCTACCCCTCCATCAGCAGGTCCCCCTCCCCAGCCATCACCAAGACCTCGAACACAGCCACGAATGGCAATGAAAGTCACTTAAATGGATCATCAGGCAAACACGTACAAGCCGTAGGAACTCATCTGTGA